The stretch of DNA CGCAGGAAGGGCACCAGGATGTAGCCGTGTCCGTGTTCTGCCGGCTGACGGAGGATCAGCGCCAAGCCCTCGGAGATTTCCCGGATCTGATAGCCAGTGGCGCCCTCATGGGCCTCGTGCAGCCAGCCGACGCTCCCGTAGAAGGGCAGGATGCCGGTCCAGTTGGAGATGATGATGTACAGGAAGATGGTGGTCACGATGGGGAAGAATTTCGGCGCCCATTTGGGGCCGGCGACGCTCTCCACCAGCCCGTAGATCAGCTCCAGCACCCATTCCATGACGTTCTGCAGGCCCTTCGGCACCAGGCTCATGTTCCGCGTAGCGAAATAGGCCAGCAACACCAGGGTGATCACGGAGATCCAACTGGCAATCAGGGTGTTGGTGACAGGAAAGCCGAACAGGTGAAAGACGACTTCAGGAGCGATCTCGATAGCCGGCAGGACCACCGGAGGGACAAGCAGGGAGAGGACAACGATCAAGGCGATGATGCCTAACGCCGGGAGCAGTACTTTGCGGGATAGTAATCTCGACACGATGTCGGTTCCTCCCGTAGGATATGCTGGCACCGTGCGGAAAATGAACTCGTGCCCGTGCCGCACGATTACATACATTATATCGAAATGCAGTCGTTCGCGCAAATATGAAACAAGAAGGTTCGCGTGCTATATCACGAAGTGAAAGGGCAGGCTGTCCCAGAAAGGGACAGCCTGCCGGCTTGCTTATGGCAGGAAGCCTGCCACCGTGTCCGCATCCAGCCGTTTGGCCAGCGCCACCACCAGCTCCAGGGCATGGTCGTAATCATCCCGATGGATGATGCCCACGTGGCTGTGAATGTGGCGCGCCGGCACACCGATGACCACCGTCGGCACGCCCGTTCGATATACATGGATGTACCCGCCGTCGGTGGCGCCGCCCTCCATGGTGGAAAGCTGGAGGGGGATGTTCAGCTCCCTGGCGGTGTCAATGACCAGGTCGCGGAACTTCAGGTTGGGGATCATCATGGCGTCGTAGAGCATGAGGCTGGGGCCCTTGCCCAGTTTGATGGAAGATTCCTCGGGTTTGATGCCCGGCACATCGCCGGCGATGTCCGACTCCAGGATGATGGCCGCGTCTGGCTCCACCAGGGCGACGGAGGTCCTGGCGCCGCGCAGTCCCACCTCCTCCATGACCGTTGCCGCGGCGTACACCGTGTTGGGGTGCGGCTCGCCGGCCAGCCGCTCCAGCGCCTGCACCATCAGCGCACACCCGATCCGATCATCCCAGGCCTTGCCCAGATAGGCCTTGGGGACCGACAGCATGGTGAAGTCACTGACCGGCACCACCGGGTCCCCCAGGCGCACGCCGGCCTCCTCGACCTCCTGGCGCGAGGTAGCCCCGATGTCAATGTACATATCGCGCTTCTCCACCAGCTTATCGCGCTCTTCTTTCGGCAGGATATGGGGCGGTTTGGCCCCGATGACGCCCGGGACGTCGCCCTTATGGGTCTTGATGATGACGCGCTGGGCGAGGAGCACCTGATCCCACCAGCCGCCCAAGGGCACAAACTTGATGAAGCCCTCGTCGGTAATGTGGCGCACCATGAAACCGACTTCGTCCATGTGGGCGGCCAGCATCAACCGGGGCGCCGGCGCGCTTCCCTCCAGCCGCGCCACCAGACTGCCGATTTTGTCCTGTTCCACAGCGGCCGCCGGCGGCAGCGCCTCGCGAATCAGCCGGCGCACCTCATGCTCGTAGCCCGGCACACCAGGCACTTCCGTCAGCCGTTTGAGCAGCAGTTCGGTCTGATCCAATGTCCTGCCTCCTTTGCACAACGTATGTAGCCCTGCTCGGGGGAAGGGGAAGATATGGCTCGGACGACCAACCGCATGCATCATAACCGATGTACATCCGAAAGGCAAACCGGGCGCGCCAGAAACACGGATGGGCGTCCGGGCCTGCAGGGATGGTACGAGACAGCTCGCGGCGGTGGAAAACAGCAGGCCCCTCCGTGGGGGAGGGGCCTGAAGTGCGTTCGGAAGGTGGTATTAATACTCCGGCGGCGTCGGCGTGCCGGCCTTCTCCTTCTCAGGGATGTCGGTGATGAGCGCCTCGGTGGTCAGGATCATGGCGGCGATGCTGGCGGCGTTCTCGACGGCCGAACGCGTCACCTTGGCCGGGTCGATGATGCCGCGCTCCACCATGTCGGTGTACTCGTTGGCGATGACGTCATAGCCGATGCGCGGGTTGTTCTTCTCCCGCTGGAGCCGGCGCACCTCTTCCACGACCACGGCGCCGTCCATGCCGGCGTTCTCCGCGATCATGCGCATAGGCTCTTCAAGGGCGCGGCGCACGATCAGCACGCCGGTCTGCTCATCCGGATACTGCATCTTGACGTTGTCCAGCGCCGGGACGGCGTTCAGCAGGGCCACACCGCCGCCCGGGACGATGCCCTCTTCCACCGCGGCGCGGGTCGCCGACAGCGCGTCCTCGACGCGATGCTTCTTCTCTTTCAGCTCGGTCTCGGTCGCGGCGCCCACGCGGATGACCGCCACACCGCCGGCGAGCTTCGCCAGGCGCTCCTGCAGTTTCTCGCGATCATAGTCGGAGGTGGACTGCTCGATCTCCGCCTTGATCTGCTCGATGCGCGCCTTGATCATCTTCTCGTCGCCCTTGCCGCCGACGATGGTGGTCTCTTCCTTGGTGACGCGCACCTTATCGGCGCGACCCAGGTCGCTGATCTGGGCGGTCTCCAGCTTGCGGCCCATTTCCTCGGTGATGACCGTGCCGCCGGTCAGGATGGCGATATCCTGGAGCATGGCCTTGCGGCGATCACCGAAGCCAGGCGCCTTGACCGCCACCACGTTCAGCAGGCCCCGCAGTTTGTTCAGCACCAGCGTGGCCAGCGCTTCGCCGTCCACATCTTCGGCGATGACGACCAGGTCGCGCTTGCCGATCTGCACCAGCTTCTCCAGGATGGGCACGATATCGGTGGCGGCCGAGACCTTCCTGTCGGTGATCAGAATGAAGGGGTCTTCCAGCTCGGCGACCATCGCCTCAGGATTGGTGACGAAATAGGGCGAGATGTAGCCGCGGTCGAACTGCATGCCTTCGACGTACTCGGTCTCGAACTCGAGACCCTTGGACTCCTCGACGGTGATGACGCCGTCCTTGCCGACCTTGTCCATCACTTCGGCGATGAGGTCGCCGATCTCTTTATCGGCGGAGGAGATGGCCGCCACGTTGGCGATTTCCTGCTTGGTAGTGACGGGGATGCTCATTTCCTTGATGGCCTTGACCACGGCCTCGGTGGCCGCCTCAATGCCGCGCTTGAGGAGCATGGGGTTGGCGCCGGCGGCCAGGTTTTTCAGGCCCTCGTTCACGATGGCCTGCGCCAGGACCGTGGCGGTGGTGGTGCCGTCGCCGGCCACATCGTTGGTCTTGGTGGCCGCTTCCTTCAGGAGCTGGGCACCCATGTTCTGATACGGATCCTCCAGTTCAATCTCTTTGGCCACCGTCACGCCGTCATGGGTGATGGTCGGGGAACCCCATTTCTTGTCCAGCGCGACGTTGCGGCCCTTGGGACCCAGGGTGGTCTTTACCGCGTTGGCCAGGGTGTCAATTCCGATCTTCAGGTTTCGGCGAGCTTCGTCGGCGAATACCAACTGCTTAGCCATATGTCATATCCTCCTTATGTGGTGTATATGCGGTATAATGGTTTTGAGGGAAAACGGGGGATTACTTCTCCACGATCGCCAGCACGTCGCTTTCCTTGAGGATCAGGTACTTCTCGTCCTTGATCTTGACCTCGGTGCCGGCGTACTTAGCGAACAGCACGATATCGCCGACCTTGACTTCCATGGGGATGCGCTTGTTGTCCTCGCCCATGCGGCCGGGGCCCACTGCCAGCACCTCGCCCTCCTGCGGCTTCTCCTTGGCCGTCTCCGGCAGGATAATGCCGCCCGGGGTCTTCTCTTCCTGCTCCAGCGGCTTCACCACGATGCGGTCCGCCAGGGGTTTGAGATTGACTGCCATAGTGACCAACCTCCTTTGTCCTGATAAAATGTTCGGGCTTTGCTCTCGTTCTTAGCACTCTTTCATGGAGAGTGCTAATTTCTAGCCTGTAATATACTCAATTGGGACTTGTTTGTCAAATTTCAAAGAGGGGAATTAGCACTCTTAGGTTTGGAGTGCTAGCGTGCCGATGCCGGTGCACCGGCGTGAAAGAGGGTAATGGGGATGACTGTGATGCGAACGTCCGCCTCAGTGCTCAGAAGGGTTCGCACCGCGCCGGCGAGCGCCCGGAACTCCTCTTGAGAGGGAACTTGAGAGGCATACAACCATACTTCCACACTCGGCTGGCGCGCGCGTATATCCAATTTCATCTCCCCCAACTTCGTTTCGCCCTCCCAGCCCGCGATATGCTCCTGAACAGTACCTCGGATCTCTCCTTCAAGACGTGTTTGCCGTACCGAATTCTGTAAAATCACCACTAAGGGGATAGAAACCGCCACGAGGAGGAGAAAAGAGATGAGAAATGCACGCCGCAGGCGGGTATCCCTTGCGCGCGGGGGCCGAATGCCCAGCAGAAGGAAGATGACCGCCCCGGCGACCGCGATGGCGATGAGGTTAGCGAGGAAAAGCAGGAGAGCGCCGCCGGCGATGGTGCCATTCCCCAAAGCCAAGCCAATGCCGGCAGCACAGAGTGGAGGCATCAACGCCGCGGCGATGGCCACGCCGGGCAGGGCCGCGGCCACTTCCTTACGGCCCAGCGCATAGGCGCCCGCCGCACCGGACGCCAGAGCCACCACCAGATCCAGCAGAGAGGGATGGGTGCGTGCCAATATTTCACTGCCCACCGCAGGCTGGGGCACAATCCACGTCAACAGAATGGCAAGGGCAAGGGATGCCACCATCCCTTTCAAGACCGATTCCAGGGAGAGGGTCAGGAGCCGTACATCTCCCCGTACCAGTGCCATGGAGATCGCCATGATCGGCGTCATAAACGGTGCCACGAGCATTGCGCCAATGATGACCGCCGCGCTGTTCTGCAACAATCCCAGGGTGGCGATGACAGAAGAAAGCACAATGAGGGTGAAGTAATTGACGCCCGGGCGCGCGTCCTCCCGAAGGTGACGATAAAGCGCAATTTGCTCCTCCATGGACAAATCGGGGAAAATCCGATCCAGCAGATGCCAGATCTGAAACGTCCAGTAGCGCGCCGCGCCAAGATAGCGCCGGACCAGGACGACGGGAATGGTTGCCTCCTGCGCGACTTGCTCCGGGACATTGCCGAAGATGATTTGGTCCAGCACGCCCACTTCAGTCGATCCGATAAGGAGGAGGTCATACCCCCGCCGGCTCTCAGCGAGAATCGTCTCAGCAATATTTCCTTCCGGCGGAATTATCTTGAATTGGATACGTTCGCTTTCCGGCAGCCCCTCGATCGTGGAGGCCAGACGCTCCCGCGCCTGGGCCAAATCTTCCTCGGTGGGGTTGGGCGGGGTGATATTCAAGAGGGTGACGCGGCCGTCATGCGTTTCCGCCAGTTCTAGGGCCAGAGCCGCGGCCAGAGGAGCATGGGGGCCGCCGGCGGTAGGAACCAGGATATGACCGATTCGCTTCATCTCGGCCCCTTTTACCACCGCCACATCGCAGGGCGCATGCTGAACCACAGTATCGATCACTCGGCTCAGGCGCGCGTCATCCCTTCCTTTTGTCCCTTTCCAGCCCAGGATAATGAGGTCACACTTTTCCTCGCGAGCTGTCTCGAGGATGCCCCAAGCCGCATCGCGCGCCAACCGCGTGATGGGATAGATGGAGACGCCGACAGCATCCCCATTCGGAACGGACCAGGCCAGGAGCTGCGATTGTTCCTGCGCTAGACGACGCCCCTCCTGCCATCCCATTTGTTCGGACAACACCACTACGTTGAGAGGAAGCACTTCCCCTCCCCGCCGTCGTGCCAGGGCAAGGGCGATCTGGATCTGCATTCGGCGCACACTTCCACCGATGACCGGCACGAGGACTCGAAACCCCTCTTTCGGTTTTTCGGGCTGGTGTAGTTCCTTGCGTGGGACGAAAAGCTGTTGACCCTTTTGGGCCTTGATGTGCGCCTTTCGGCCGTAGAGAAGAAACAAGATGATCCCAAGCCCGCCCCAGACAAAGAGCCCCAACAACCCCGCATGCGTCAGATTGGCAGCCAGGAGGGCAGAGACGATGGCCGAGAGCAGCGGCACCAGGGGGCGGAACGGAAGGGGATGCGTCAGCGCCGCGGCCGGCGTGGTGGCGCTGCGCAAGCTTACTAGCCCGATCACCAGCAGGAACCCGCCAGCGCTGAGGGAAAGGAGCACCTGATCCGAGATCAAAACGCCGCCGGCCAGGGAAAGTGCTCCAAACGTCACCAACCAGCCGGCGCGCCGCACCTTGGGCGAGGAGGTGGGGAAGGACGGCAGAAAACCGTCGCGCACCATCGGATAGAGGCACCTCAGACCGGTGAGCATCAGCGTGGAAAGAGAGACACCCAGCAAGGCAGCGAGATACCCATTTTCGAGCGCGCCGGCGGCATTCCCCCAGCGTTCCACGAACCAGCGCCCGATCCAGGTTAGCCCCATCGCCGAGGGAGATACATTCACCTGGGTAAAATACCCAGCCAATAGGAGGCCGGCCAGGAGCATCGTGCCGGGGAGGAGAAGGGCCAAGGTCGTGCGAACGACTGTCATCTCCCGCCGGACCTCGGCGCGCGCCTGGAGAGCCAGCTCGATGCCGGCGGCGATAGGTGCCAGCATCGCCAGGGAAGAGAGCCAAGATAGAAGAGAAGGGGCTCTCTGGATAGCAAGACGTTTCACGTCAGTGTGAGGTACACCAAAGAGAAACGTCAGCACCATCAGGGCAATCAGCCCACCGACAAGGCGGGACATCAACTGCCGATTACGGAGCGTGCCGGCGATATTTCCCAGCACTGCCAGCACCAGCCAGAGGGCCGTGAGGAGCAACGCCGGCGGAGAAAAGTTCTCATCGAGGGCAATCAGTGCCTGAAGCAAATATGCCCCTGCCACGCGAGCCAGCAGACCTGTTAGTCCCACAAAACCGAGGAGGAGAAACCAGCCGGCGAAAAAAGTGAGGAGATCGCTGTCGTCTTCCCGTTGTGCTAGGCCATAAAATCCCACGGTACGCCACGCCGGCCGGGAGAGCATTTCGGCCACGGTGATCCCCCACAACCCCCCGATACCGCCGGCGAGGAGAAAGGTGAGCCAGGCGCATTCGCCTACTATTTCTGCGACATAGGGGCCTACCCCCAGTGTAGCGGTCGAAAACGCGAGCGCGCCCGCCATCCATGCCAGTCGGAGCGGAGGAAGCTCACGCCCAAACTGAACGTCGGCCCGCTCGCGTTCTTCCTCTCCCGTTTCGCGAGTCATAATGCGCTCCCGGTGTGATCAGGGCGACTGTTCTGTGCTGTTGCCCCCCTCACAAA from Anaerolineae bacterium encodes:
- the atpB gene encoding F0F1 ATP synthase subunit A — translated: MSRLLSRKVLLPALGIIALIVVLSLLVPPVVLPAIEIAPEVVFHLFGFPVTNTLIASWISVITLVLLAYFATRNMSLVPKGLQNVMEWVLELIYGLVESVAGPKWAPKFFPIVTTIFLYIIISNWTGILPFYGSVGWLHEAHEGATGYQIREISEGLALILRQPAEHGHGYILVPFLRSAATDVNMPLALALTSVFLTQYFGIRALGLRYFTKFIHVDFRHGVFEGFVNMFVGLLELVSEFAKIISFTFRLFGNIFAGEVLLGVMAFLIPYIVSLPFYGLELFVGFVQALVFMMLSVVFFSLATLGHGEGEHAE
- a CDS encoding M42 family metallopeptidase: MHAVGRPSHIFPFPRAGLHTLCKGGRTLDQTELLLKRLTEVPGVPGYEHEVRRLIREALPPAAAVEQDKIGSLVARLEGSAPAPRLMLAAHMDEVGFMVRHITDEGFIKFVPLGGWWDQVLLAQRVIIKTHKGDVPGVIGAKPPHILPKEERDKLVEKRDMYIDIGATSRQEVEEAGVRLGDPVVPVSDFTMLSVPKAYLGKAWDDRIGCALMVQALERLAGEPHPNTVYAAATVMEEVGLRGARTSVALVEPDAAIILESDIAGDVPGIKPEESSIKLGKGPSLMLYDAMMIPNLKFRDLVIDTARELNIPLQLSTMEGGATDGGYIHVYRTGVPTVVIGVPARHIHSHVGIIHRDDYDHALELVVALAKRLDADTVAGFLP
- the groL gene encoding chaperonin GroEL (60 kDa chaperone family; promotes refolding of misfolded polypeptides especially under stressful conditions; forms two stacked rings of heptamers to form a barrel-shaped 14mer; ends can be capped by GroES; misfolded proteins enter the barrel where they are refolded when GroES binds) — encoded protein: MAKQLVFADEARRNLKIGIDTLANAVKTTLGPKGRNVALDKKWGSPTITHDGVTVAKEIELEDPYQNMGAQLLKEAATKTNDVAGDGTTTATVLAQAIVNEGLKNLAAGANPMLLKRGIEAATEAVVKAIKEMSIPVTTKQEIANVAAISSADKEIGDLIAEVMDKVGKDGVITVEESKGLEFETEYVEGMQFDRGYISPYFVTNPEAMVAELEDPFILITDRKVSAATDIVPILEKLVQIGKRDLVVIAEDVDGEALATLVLNKLRGLLNVVAVKAPGFGDRRKAMLQDIAILTGGTVITEEMGRKLETAQISDLGRADKVRVTKEETTIVGGKGDEKMIKARIEQIKAEIEQSTSDYDREKLQERLAKLAGGVAVIRVGAATETELKEKKHRVEDALSATRAAVEEGIVPGGGVALLNAVPALDNVKMQYPDEQTGVLIVRRALEEPMRMIAENAGMDGAVVVEEVRRLQREKNNPRIGYDVIANEYTDMVERGIIDPAKVTRSAVENAASIAAMILTTEALITDIPEKEKAGTPTPPEY
- the groES gene encoding co-chaperone GroES, with translation MAVNLKPLADRIVVKPLEQEEKTPGGIILPETAKEKPQEGEVLAVGPGRMGEDNKRIPMEVKVGDIVLFAKYAGTEVKIKDEKYLILKESDVLAIVEK
- a CDS encoding TIGR00341 family protein, which translates into the protein MTRETGEEERERADVQFGRELPPLRLAWMAGALAFSTATLGVGPYVAEIVGECAWLTFLLAGGIGGLWGITVAEMLSRPAWRTVGFYGLAQREDDSDLLTFFAGWFLLLGFVGLTGLLARVAGAYLLQALIALDENFSPPALLLTALWLVLAVLGNIAGTLRNRQLMSRLVGGLIALMVLTFLFGVPHTDVKRLAIQRAPSLLSWLSSLAMLAPIAAGIELALQARAEVRREMTVVRTTLALLLPGTMLLAGLLLAGYFTQVNVSPSAMGLTWIGRWFVERWGNAAGALENGYLAALLGVSLSTLMLTGLRCLYPMVRDGFLPSFPTSSPKVRRAGWLVTFGALSLAGGVLISDQVLLSLSAGGFLLVIGLVSLRSATTPAAALTHPLPFRPLVPLLSAIVSALLAANLTHAGLLGLFVWGGLGIILFLLYGRKAHIKAQKGQQLFVPRKELHQPEKPKEGFRVLVPVIGGSVRRMQIQIALALARRRGGEVLPLNVVVLSEQMGWQEGRRLAQEQSQLLAWSVPNGDAVGVSIYPITRLARDAAWGILETAREEKCDLIILGWKGTKGRDDARLSRVIDTVVQHAPCDVAVVKGAEMKRIGHILVPTAGGPHAPLAAALALELAETHDGRVTLLNITPPNPTEEDLAQARERLASTIEGLPESERIQFKIIPPEGNIAETILAESRRGYDLLLIGSTEVGVLDQIIFGNVPEQVAQEATIPVVLVRRYLGAARYWTFQIWHLLDRIFPDLSMEEQIALYRHLREDARPGVNYFTLIVLSSVIATLGLLQNSAAVIIGAMLVAPFMTPIMAISMALVRGDVRLLTLSLESVLKGMVASLALAILLTWIVPQPAVGSEILARTHPSLLDLVVALASGAAGAYALGRKEVAAALPGVAIAAALMPPLCAAGIGLALGNGTIAGGALLLFLANLIAIAVAGAVIFLLLGIRPPRARDTRLRRAFLISFLLLVAVSIPLVVILQNSVRQTRLEGEIRGTVQEHIAGWEGETKLGEMKLDIRARQPSVEVWLYASQVPSQEEFRALAGAVRTLLSTEADVRITVIPITLFHAGAPASAR